The Lysinibacillus pakistanensis genome includes a window with the following:
- a CDS encoding PLP-dependent aminotransferase family protein, which produces MIEITPILDKDGPLYLQLYKFIKNEIQVGNIRANSKLPSQRSLAKHLNISRNTVDAAYQQLIAEGYVISKERDGIYVVELEKDFFVKNNQIDNDILAASSNQESEDVKVKYDFNYGDINLKDFPYKIWRKLSLQSLNEEQGYLYLYGDPQGESELRNSISQYLYQARGVSCSAEQIIVGAGLQYLTGLLCNLIGRDVVYGMEDPGYYRVRYLFEDSGRKIQPIPLDNSGISVYHLKKTKVKAVYVTPSHQFPTGIVMPITRRMELLEWAREENAYIIEDDYDGEFRYSGKPIPALHGLDSYENVVYMGTFSKSLIPSIKLSYMVLPMELINLYKKNNFYVQTVSRLHQHTLRLFMESGHWERHLNKSRNIYKGRHLALLNAIHQVMNNDVKVYGSGSGLHILLESNNHMTEKQLIQTAREQGVIIYPTSVFYANPPKNQSTKVLLGFANLDEASIFKGIELLNKAWFE; this is translated from the coding sequence ATGATTGAAATAACACCAATTTTAGATAAAGATGGTCCGCTTTATCTTCAGTTATACAAATTTATCAAAAATGAAATTCAAGTAGGGAATATTCGTGCAAATAGTAAATTGCCATCTCAACGAAGCTTAGCTAAACATCTAAATATAAGTCGAAACACTGTTGACGCAGCCTATCAGCAACTTATCGCAGAGGGCTATGTTATAAGTAAAGAAAGAGATGGAATATATGTTGTGGAATTAGAGAAGGATTTCTTTGTAAAGAATAATCAAATAGATAATGATATTTTGGCAGCTAGCTCTAATCAAGAGTCGGAAGATGTAAAAGTAAAATACGATTTTAATTATGGTGATATTAATTTAAAGGATTTCCCCTATAAAATATGGCGGAAATTAAGTTTACAAAGTTTAAATGAAGAACAGGGTTATTTATATTTGTATGGAGATCCTCAAGGGGAGTCTGAATTAAGAAATTCAATCTCTCAATATCTTTATCAAGCTAGAGGTGTAAGTTGTTCCGCAGAGCAAATTATTGTGGGAGCTGGATTACAATATCTCACTGGACTCCTGTGTAATTTGATTGGAAGAGATGTTGTCTATGGCATGGAAGACCCGGGATATTATCGAGTTCGGTATTTATTTGAGGATAGTGGTAGAAAGATTCAGCCAATACCACTTGATAATAGTGGCATTAGTGTTTATCATCTTAAAAAAACTAAAGTAAAGGCTGTCTATGTAACACCCTCTCATCAATTTCCAACAGGAATTGTTATGCCCATTACCAGAAGGATGGAATTATTGGAATGGGCCAGAGAAGAGAACGCTTATATAATCGAGGATGATTATGATGGTGAGTTTAGATATAGCGGAAAGCCTATACCTGCTCTTCATGGATTAGATAGCTATGAAAATGTAGTGTACATGGGTACATTTTCGAAATCATTAATTCCTTCTATTAAATTAAGCTATATGGTTTTACCAATGGAGTTAATTAATCTTTATAAAAAGAACAATTTCTATGTTCAAACTGTGTCAAGGCTCCATCAGCATACTTTAAGATTATTTATGGAAAGTGGTCATTGGGAAAGACATCTAAATAAATCAAGAAATATTTACAAGGGAAGACATCTCGCCTTATTAAATGCAATTCATCAAGTGATGAACAATGATGTCAAGGTATATGGTTCTGGTTCTGGTTTGCATATCCTTCTTGAATCGAACAATCATATGACAGAAAAACAGCTTATTCAAACGGCTCGAGAGCAAGGAGTCATCATCTATCCTACTTCAGTTTTTTATGCCAACCCTCCAAAAAATCAATCAACTAAAGTATTACTTGGTTTTGCAAATTTAGATGAAGCTTCTATTTTTAAAGGGATTGAGCTTTTAAATAAAGCGTGGTTTGAATAG
- a CDS encoding FMN-binding negative transcriptional regulator, translated as MFIPKYYKVTDVEEIKKFIRLNAFATIVSIKKGRPIATHLPLLLSKQGDDYYLTGHLAYGNPQWRTFQETDEVLVMFQGPHAYISSSWYEQENVPTWNYQSVHVYGKAETFEGKELEKDLSNLLEKYEKHREHPVLWDTLSPQLLEQEMKGIVGVKVKVQEIQAAYKLSQNRNKEDYSNIIHQLYEENDSNACAIAEEMKRLERGHNS; from the coding sequence ATGTTTATTCCTAAATATTACAAAGTAACCGATGTAGAGGAAATTAAAAAATTTATTCGTTTAAACGCTTTTGCCACAATAGTTTCTATAAAAAAAGGTAGACCCATTGCTACGCATTTACCACTGCTTCTCAGCAAACAAGGTGATGATTATTACCTCACAGGGCATTTAGCATATGGAAATCCTCAATGGAGAACTTTTCAAGAGACAGATGAGGTACTAGTTATGTTCCAAGGGCCTCATGCCTATATCTCGTCTTCTTGGTATGAACAAGAGAATGTTCCAACATGGAACTACCAATCAGTACATGTATATGGAAAAGCCGAAACCTTTGAAGGAAAAGAGCTCGAAAAAGATTTGTCAAATTTACTTGAGAAATATGAAAAACATCGTGAGCATCCCGTATTATGGGATACACTTTCTCCCCAATTATTAGAACAAGAAATGAAAGGAATTGTTGGTGTAAAGGTTAAGGTACAGGAAATACAAGCTGCATATAAATTAAGCCAGAATCGAAATAAAGAGGATTATTCAAATATTATCCATCAACTATATGAAGAAAATGATTCGAACGCATGTGCAATAGCAGAAGAAATGAAAAGATTGGAACGTGGTCATAATTCGTAG
- a CDS encoding GNAT family N-acetyltransferase — protein MKIKIATVDEIQQIEILYQELFLEMSILQPNYRKPAKQDVEFIRNTINEKESDILIAEINKHVAGFLLVQETITPSYSCLVQHKYAFITDVIVGKPYQNQGIGSALLLEAKNWAQDRNLDYLELSVLTENTGAISLYEKHGFKDMNHTMRLEF, from the coding sequence ATGAAGATAAAGATAGCAACAGTAGATGAAATTCAACAAATTGAAATTTTATACCAAGAACTTTTTTTAGAAATGTCTATCTTACAACCTAACTATCGGAAGCCTGCAAAACAAGATGTCGAGTTTATTAGAAATACAATTAATGAAAAAGAATCAGATATTCTCATAGCTGAAATAAATAAGCATGTAGCTGGCTTTCTGCTTGTTCAAGAAACAATAACCCCCTCATATTCATGTCTAGTTCAACATAAATATGCCTTTATTACTGATGTTATTGTTGGAAAACCCTATCAAAATCAAGGAATTGGTTCAGCTTTGCTATTAGAAGCGAAAAATTGGGCTCAAGATCGCAATTTAGATTACTTGGAGCTCAGCGTATTAACTGAAAATACTGGTGCTATTTCTTTATATGAAAAACATGGTTTTAAAGATATGAACCATACCATGCGTTTGGAATTTTGA
- a CDS encoding methyl-accepting chemotaxis protein gives MKNLSIGKKMLTLITSAVIFLLIISGVGFFYIKDMADKSSKMYNESLLPIQYIGEIRTDIRAMGSFVLELMITTDADRNADLQTNISQRSENIKDSIVKFEASYNGNEDEQKLLESLKFNVDGYFNAMEKVIDLAGQNQNIEAYSMFITTLADFSENMANDARNLMTLCSEDADKLNKENEQSLFTTMIMTIILSVLAVIFFITLATWIARLIVNPVKELQANMLKVGDGDLTVEGKYSSKDEIGQLTQSFNTMINNINNTVTKVTETANHVAAASEELNVNAAETSKATELVANTMETIAQGSVEQLNNVSNTFNTVNELSTGVQQVAGNAQAVSELSGDSLSLVINGIDAANQMNQQMMDITDRVKGLSEIVDLLGQRSNKIGQIIDSITAIAEQTNLLALNAAIEAARAGEHGKGFAVVADEVRKLAEQSAVSSNQIEVLISETQKDTLRAVESMKLVTSEVTEGIKTTENTRTTFASIQNAIQSVTTQVEEVSAAVEEMAAGTQEIVGSMNTIHSITKSTTVGAESMSATTEEQMASMEEISSSANALANLAEELRDLASQFRV, from the coding sequence TTGAAAAACTTATCAATTGGAAAGAAAATGCTAACACTTATTACATCTGCTGTTATTTTTCTGCTAATTATTTCGGGAGTTGGTTTTTTCTACATAAAGGATATGGCGGACAAATCCAGCAAGATGTACAACGAGTCACTTTTGCCAATTCAATATATCGGTGAAATTCGCACTGACATTCGTGCGATGGGTTCTTTCGTTTTAGAGCTCATGATTACTACAGATGCAGATCGTAATGCCGACCTACAAACAAACATCTCACAAAGGTCTGAGAATATTAAAGACTCCATCGTGAAATTCGAGGCCTCTTACAATGGAAATGAAGATGAACAAAAACTGTTAGAATCTCTTAAATTCAATGTCGATGGTTATTTTAATGCCATGGAAAAAGTTATTGATTTGGCTGGTCAGAACCAAAACATCGAAGCCTATTCTATGTTCATCACAACATTAGCTGATTTTAGTGAGAATATGGCAAATGATGCACGTAATCTTATGACTCTATGTTCTGAGGATGCCGATAAGCTTAATAAAGAAAATGAACAAAGTCTATTCACTACTATGATTATGACTATCATTCTCTCTGTTTTGGCCGTTATTTTCTTTATTACATTGGCAACATGGATTGCCCGTTTAATTGTAAATCCAGTTAAAGAATTGCAGGCGAATATGTTAAAGGTTGGCGACGGCGATTTGACTGTGGAGGGTAAGTATTCATCAAAGGATGAAATCGGTCAATTAACCCAATCATTTAATACAATGATAAATAATATTAATAATACAGTAACGAAAGTCACTGAAACTGCTAATCATGTCGCTGCAGCATCTGAAGAACTGAATGTTAATGCAGCAGAAACTTCAAAAGCAACAGAATTGGTTGCAAATACAATGGAAACCATCGCTCAAGGATCAGTAGAACAACTCAATAATGTTTCTAACACATTCAATACCGTCAATGAACTGTCAACAGGTGTTCAACAAGTGGCTGGCAATGCTCAAGCTGTAAGCGAACTTTCAGGGGATTCATTATCTCTAGTGATAAATGGTATAGATGCCGCAAATCAAATGAATCAACAAATGATGGACATTACAGATCGTGTAAAAGGGTTATCTGAAATTGTGGACTTGTTAGGACAACGTTCAAATAAAATTGGTCAAATTATTGATTCAATTACAGCAATCGCTGAACAAACGAATCTTCTTGCCCTGAACGCCGCAATTGAAGCTGCACGTGCTGGCGAGCATGGGAAAGGTTTTGCTGTTGTTGCAGATGAGGTTAGAAAATTAGCAGAACAGTCTGCTGTTTCTTCAAATCAAATTGAAGTATTGATTTCTGAGACACAGAAAGATACGCTTAGGGCTGTTGAATCAATGAAGTTAGTAACATCGGAAGTGACAGAAGGGATTAAAACAACTGAAAATACACGTACAACTTTCGCTTCAATTCAAAATGCAATTCAAAGTGTTACAACACAGGTAGAAGAAGTGTCGGCAGCAGTCGAGGAAATGGCTGCGGGAACTCAGGAAATTGTTGGTAGTATGAATACAATTCACTCCATAACTAAATCTACTACTGTTGGAGCAGAGAGTATGTCTGCTACAACTGAAGAACAAATGGCATCAATGGAGGAAATTTCATCATCTGCTAATGCACTTGCAAACTTGGCAGAGGAGTTAAGAGACCTGGCTTCTCAATTCCGAGTTTAA
- a CDS encoding DUF6713 family protein, with translation MPDFLLVLFLFNLSLFLLHEMDAIRRSEWRLFIVLKDMEDSKAYKVFTFLHLFLYVIILSLLFSEYQIIVFWFLDLFFIIHAILHLFFEKHPRNEFKNTFSRAIIYPMGILAVVHFLFLINS, from the coding sequence ATGCCTGATTTTTTGCTTGTGCTTTTCTTATTTAACCTATCTTTATTTCTTTTGCATGAAATGGATGCCATAAGGCGCTCAGAATGGCGATTGTTTATTGTACTGAAGGATATGGAGGATTCTAAAGCATATAAAGTATTCACGTTTCTTCATCTTTTTCTATATGTAATAATACTTTCTTTACTATTCAGCGAGTATCAGATAATTGTGTTTTGGTTCCTAGATTTATTCTTTATCATCCATGCAATCTTACATTTATTTTTTGAAAAACACCCTCGAAATGAATTTAAAAATACATTTTCAAGAGCTATAATTTATCCAATGGGGATTCTTGCAGTTGTACATTTCTTGTTTTTAATTAATAGTTAG